A stretch of the Capsicum annuum cultivar UCD-10X-F1 chromosome 10, UCD10Xv1.1, whole genome shotgun sequence genome encodes the following:
- the LOC124887853 gene encoding craniofacial development protein 2-like, with protein MGGFTVNVISAYAPQVGLDEEEKKEFWEVLDKMVRNIPSTEKLFVGGDFNGHIGSLSKGYDNVHGGFDFGERNEGGTSLMDFSRDFRSWIANSRFLKKKDHLITFRSVLGDLKISEEGRYYSYYRRIGVKKVKGAIRRMRRGRATGPNEFQ; from the exons ATGGGAGGGTTTACGGTGAACGTTATTAGTGCCTATGCCCCGCAAGTTGGTTTggacgaagaggagaagaaagaattttgggaggttttagatAAGATGGTGAGGAACATCCCGAGCACTGAGAAACTTTTCGTgggaggagatttcaatgggcatattgggtctttgtcgaAAGGGTATGATAATGTGCATGGCGGTTTCGATTTTGGTGAGCGAAATGAAGGAGGAACTTCTCTGATGGATTTTTCTAGGGATTTTAGGTCGTGGATAGCAAATTCAAGATTTCtgaagaagaaggatcacctTATTACATTTC GTTCTGTGTTGGGAGACTTAAAGATATCTGAGGAGGGTCGGTATTATAGTTATTATAGGCGTATCGGTGTTAAGAAGGTCAAGGgagctattcgcaggatgcggcGGGGTAGGGCGACAGGTCCAAACGAGTTCCAATAG